A genomic window from Nicotiana sylvestris chromosome 11, ASM39365v2, whole genome shotgun sequence includes:
- the LOC104248925 gene encoding uncharacterized protein has protein sequence MAESFVMSQLDVTSLKETLCVQQQLLQKLYNELDEEREASSSAASEALSMILRLQGEKAAVKMEAEQYKRLAEEKMCHAEESLAIFEDLFYQKEMEIAALEYQVQAYRYKLLSMGCADPGVGEFKYPENLLQRNETLAGEMNLQALGRRNSAPPIPLKFACPKKGGMEIDDSSSERDSNSKTVEEHLGQEMNEQQSDSEKKTDISTTGSINSYWQQIRKLDERVKEITGVSHANLRSETRSPSPLSQRSIKISKSENEMYQPKFQGSKSENDTPADSGCSPNVLDVFEVPRVEKNTIDIGLPPKHDGKMILHNDERLDRPDSAQQEAVKPSLKEETDLLKKYFVSAQRENKLRRASEAAAITCHLAISRPTTSVSETGEFHQLNRTSEIVEVGREATRQDTAREEELKLLYEIKDQLNLMHSEIQSLKTDKLPLPSDEPSLLPLSEALIHFWL, from the exons ATGGCTGAAAGTTTCGTCATGTCTCAACTTGATGTTACTTCTTTGAAAGAAACACTATGTGTTCAACAACAGCTTCTACAGAAGCTTTACAATGAGTTAGATGAGGAACGAGAAGCCTCCTCCAGTGCTGCTAGCGAGGCGTTATCAATGATTTTGCGTCTCCAAGGAGAAAAGGCCGCGGTAAAAATGGAAGCCGAGCAGTATAAGAGATTGGCTGAGGAGAAAATGTGTCATGCCGAGGAATCATTAGCTATTTTCGAGGATCTTTTCTATCAAAAGGAGATGGAGATTGCTGCTTTGGAATATCAGGTGCAAGCTTACAGGTATAAGCTATTGAGCATGGGGTGTGCAGATCCCGGGGTCGGTGAATTTAAATATCCTGAGAATTTGTTGCAAAGAAATGAGACTTTAGCTGGAGAAATGAATCTCCAAGCTCTTGGAAGGCGTAACTCCGCCCCTCCTATTCCTCTGAAATTTGCTTgtccgaagaagggtggtatggaAATAGATGATTCAAGTTCAGAAAGAGATTCGAATTCGAAAACAGTGGAGGAACACCTAGGGCAAGAGATGAATGAGCAGCAGTCTGATTCGGAGAAGAAGACTGATATTTCCACGACGGGAAGTATCAATTCTTATTGGCAACAAATTCGAAAGTTGGATGAACGAGTGAAAGAGATTACAGGAGTTAGCCATGCAAACTTGAGGAGTGAAACGAGGTCGCCTTCACCACTTTCTCAAAGAAGCATTAAGATAAGCAAATCAGAAAATGAAATGTACCAACCTAAGTTTCAAGGAAGCAAATCAGAAAATGACACGCCTGCTGATTCCGGTTGTTCTCCAAATGTTCTTGATGTATTCGAAGTACCTCGAGTGGAAAAGAATACTATCGACATTGGGTTGCCTCCTAAACATGACGGCAAGATGATTTTGCATAATGATGAAAGGCTTGACAGACCAGATTCTGCTCAACAAGAGGCAGTAAAACCGTCGCTTAAAGAAGAAACTGATTTGCTAAAGAAGTACTTTGTATCTGCGCAGCGTGAGAACAAGTTACGAAGAGCAAGTGAAGCTGCTGCTATTACCTGCCATTTGGCAATATCTCGCCCTACAACCAGCGTTTCGGAAACTGGTGAGTTTCATCAGCTCAATCGAACATCTGAGATAGTTGAAGTTGGAAGAGAAGCGACAAGACAAGACACAGCTAGGGAAGAAGAGCTGAAGTTGTTATACGAGATTAAAGATCAACTAAATTTGATGCACTCTGAAATCCAAAGTTTGAAAACTGACAAGCTTCCCCTTCCAAGTGATGAACCATCCTTACTTCCTCTGTCAGAG GCATTGATTCACTTTTGGCTCTGA